The following proteins are encoded in a genomic region of Rattus rattus isolate New Zealand chromosome 2, Rrattus_CSIRO_v1, whole genome shotgun sequence:
- the Nmbr gene encoding neuromedin-B receptor, producing MPPRSLPNLSLPTEASDSELEPEVWENDFLPDSDGTTAELVIRCVIPSLYLIIISVGLLGNIMLVKIFLTNSTMRSVPNIFISNLAAGDLLLLLTCVPVDASRYFFDEWVFGKLGCKLIPAIQLTSVGVSVFTLTALSADRYRAIVNPMDMQTSGVVLWTSLKAVGIWVVSVLLAVPEAVFSEVARIGSSDNSSFTACIPYPQTDELHPKIHSVLIFLVYFLIPLVIISIYYYHIAKTLIKSAHNLPGEYNEHTKKQMETRKRLAKIVLVFVGCFVFCWFPNHILYLYRSFNYKEIDPSLGHMIVTLVARVLSFSNSCVNPFALYLLSESFRKHFNSQLCCGQKSYPERSTSYLLSSSAVRMTSLKSNAKNVVTNSVLLNGHSTKQEIAL from the exons ATGCCCCCCAGGTCTCTCCCCAACCTCTCCTTGCCCACGGAGGCGAGCGACAGCGAGCTGGAACCCGAGGTGTGGGAAAATGATTTCCTGCCTGACTCAGACGGGACCACCGCGGAGTTGGTAATCCGCTGTGTGATACCATCCCTCTACCTAATCATCATCTCGGTGGGCTTGCTGGGCAACATCATGCTGGTGAAGATATTCCTCACCAACAGCACCATGCGGAGTGTCCCCAACATCTTCATCTCCAACCTGGCTGCCggagacctgctgctgctgctgacctgcgTCCCCGTGGATGCCTCCCGATACTTCTTCGATGAATGGGTGTTCGGCAAGCTGGGCTGCAAACTCATCCCAGCCATCCAGCTCACCTCGGTGGGGGTTTCCGTGTTCACTCTCACGGCCCTCAGCGCtgacag GTACAGAGCTATCGTGAACCCCATGGACATGCAGACGTCTGGTGTGGTGCTGTGGACCAGTTTGAAGGCCGTGGGCATCTGGGTGGTCTCTGTGCTGTTGGCTGTCCCTGAAGCTGTGTTTTCGGAAGTAGCACGCATCGGTAGCTCAGATAACAGCAGTTTCACAGCATGCATACCCTACCCACAAACAGATGAGTTACATCCAAAGATCCACTCAGTGCTCATTTTTCTTGTCTATTTCCTCATACCCCTTGTTATCATCAGCATTTATTATTATCACATTGCGAAGACTTTAATTAAAAGTGCACACAATCTTCCTGGAGAATACAATGAACATACCAAAAAGCAG ATGGAGACACGGAAACGCCTGGCCAAGATCGTTCTAGTGTTTGTGGGCTGCTTTGTCTTCTGCTGGTTTCCCAACCACATCCTCTACTTGTATAGGTCTTTCAACTACAAGGAGATTGATCCTTCTCTTGGACACATGATTGTCACCTTAGTGGCCCGGGTTCTGAGTTTCAGCAACTCCTGTGTCAACCCGTTTGCTCTTTACCTGCTCAGTGAAAGCTTCAGGAAGCATTTCAACAGCCAGCTCTGTTGTGGGCAGAAGTCCTATCCTGAGAGGTCTACCAGCTACCTCCTCAGCTCTTCAGCAGTAAGAATGACTTCTCTGAAAAGTAACGCGAAGAATGTGGTGACCAATTCTGTCCTGCTCAACGGACATAGCACAAAGCAAGAAATAGCACTGTGA